TATAGATAAGTGTGAGTGCAGCAGAATACAAAAAGttacacatttaaatccatACTTAAAAACCAAACAAGTACAGGAATGCCAGTGAATTAACCAGGATTTGGTAGCTCTCTTAAAAGGGAAAGTCTGCAGCAATTTGTGGCCTAATGACTGTCGGAGCTCGGTGTTAAATGCCACCGTCTCAATGGCAAATCATCAACATCATTATTACTGGGTTGATTTTCTGTAGCTAAAACTGGATGCCTATAAATCACTCATATCTATGTGAtggattattttattgttttatcttttagTCTCCGTGCAGTAAGATTCCACAGTAGTCTAAGGGTTGCAAATGATGAATGATCAGCAATGCTGAATAAAACTTAATAGTGTGATCATTTGTACTGACAGCTCACGCTCCATCACCGTCTGTGGCTCTTGTATGCAATCCTGTTTCTAGCTTTATAGTATTAAAATTGAGGTTTCGCCATTTCTTTACAGTTTAAAGACTTTTTTCATTCATCACATACAGAATTTAGAGCTGGTTAAACCAACTGTGATCAcctcactgaaaacaaaaactatttgTCAGCTTACAGTTCAGGTTTAGAGTTTGTAAATCCCATTTTTTGGACAAGGCTCCATTTATCAAACTCTGCCGTGCAtcagttttcatttaaattacTTGGGAGTTACTTTTGATCGATGGGAGTGTAAACAGTGAATTACACCCAGCGCTGGTCTCTCACCTTGTAATAGTTGATTAGGTTGAGGTACTGAAGCGTAGAAATAACGTCTTCTTTCTTTACACTTGTGATTTCACTGATCTCACTGTGGGTACAAATAAAAGAAGATACATTAGAAAATGATTCTTTGTAGACAGTAAAAAGGTGGAGATGAACAGTCACATACTTGATGGTAATTTGTGGCCTTTCTCCATTGTCAGGTTTAAGGTCCATGAGAATTTCCAAGATGGTCTGTGACCAGTAGGAGCGATAGGACAAGAGACCGAGGTCAGAAAGCGGCTTCTCAGGAGTGCCGGTCTTCCCTTCTACCTTGGACAGTTCATAACCTGACCGATACAGTGAGCCAAAGATTATCACAGGTAAAATGAAGACATGTAAAAATTCAAACAGATAAATTGAGTGACCACAGTGTGACCGCGTTCAGAACTTACTGAACTCAATGAGCAGCTTGCCATAACCTCTCCTCTGGTAGGGGGGTAAGGTTAGAATGCAGGCGACGTTATAATCTTCAGTCGACTCTTTTTCCTGCACACAGggaataaaaatgaagtttaCCTTCAGTTTTGATACAGGACCGACTCTAAGCGATTATTGACTGACTGCAAATACACACTGTACCAGTAGTTTAAAATTCTTTGTATAATCTGTTTACCTTAGAGAAGTAGCCCACTATGTGGAAGCCTTTGGAGTCATACTCTGTCATTACATAGAAGAGGAAAGGGTCTGTGTCGTAATACAACGTTTTGTGGTCCAGGAAACACTTAGCAAGTAAACACAGGTTCTGGGAATAAgtctggaaaaataaaaacagacatgaatcaattgcaaataaatgacaacaaccaaaaaacgCTGTAAAACTGAGGACAGAATAACACATCCTCTCACTAACTTTGTTTTTCCTGCCATCAATCTCAAAGAATGAGATGGTGCCTTTACGGTAGATCTCGTTGCCTGGAGGATGTCTTAGATTACACTTGGTCTGTAAAAGATGATGGGAAAAGACCAACAGAGGAATGTGAAACAAGTTAAACTTGAGGTGGTGACATTTTTAGGGTATTTAAGATTGAAGATGAGATTCTTACCAAATGTCTCTGCAGACATTTGAGGCTTTTGAGGTACTTGAGACAGAATTCACAGAGGTAGAGGATGGGCAATGCGGTGAGTTCCTGTGGGTACGGTGAGAAGTACCAGGGTTTCAGTCTGTGCCGTCCCAGCTCTATACACTCGATGTTTTTCATGCGTGTGACGATGTCGTCATGGCTGCGATCGGACACCAGACTGCCTGTCATACGGGGTGCAGTCGGGATGCCATCCGAACTGTCCTGGGAATCCTGTTGGTGAACAATGCAGACATTACACACATTAGAACCTCATGTTGCAGAGACTTTAAGTtgataaaaaaattatttttaaaacaaaaagctgcTTGATCATATGCactgatttttttcacacatttctttAAGTAGGTAACATGATTAATCATAGTTGTTGTACATGTTGCTAGAGGGACTAAACTTGGGTCTGAGGTAAGCAGCACCTCGGTTTTATTGGACCCACTAAGGCACAGCTGAATTTGGAGAGCAACACACAATCAACGGGCAATAATAGGAAATAAAACAGACCTCTGGTGGTGGTAGAAAGACACTGGCACTTTGAGGGTTGTTATACTGCAAAACCTTTATCATCtagcagaaaaagacacaaaaacacggGCTTTTGGAAACTAAAGAGGGGAATAAAATGATTCTTATTTGCACTGAACAGCTTGGTTAAGGGGGCAGATTGAAAACAATATTGAATTTCAGTATaacatttgttgttttagtaCATTTCAGGATGGGTTCATCAGGAGCCAGCCAGGTACACTGGCAATCAGAAGATGGGACAGAGATGTTAGAGTGTAAATGAAAAGTGGGGGAAGGAGCAAACACAGAAGTTCACTTTATGTGGGTTTACCAGTTTTGTTCATGTATACAGAGAACCCACTATCCACTCTCAATGAAGACAATGTGAAAATGTGGGAGGTCTGCTGCAGCAGTTGAAAAGCTGAGCTGCTCCTGTGCCAGTAGTTTGAAGGAGTAAACTGAATTTCTGAAATTCCAGGGGAGGTCTGACGTGCcagatttggtcattttttcagccattttttaAGCACAGAATTGCAAAAACATGTACGTAATCAAAATGGACCTAGTTACAATCAGCTCTTCTGCTGTGGTACACCTGCAAGAACAGCACATTTAACACTGTCAAAAATAAAGATTGGTAAAAATAGAATGATTACCGTGGAATCCACAGACAATGTAGAAACAGGTTTTAGTTCGGTGTAATACATTAAAACATTACTAGCGTCGGAATTTGCATAAATACTCAGACTGAATTTCCACAAGCAGCTAAACATAAGACCAATGCAAAATCAACTTAGCTTCCTATGTGGAAATATTATAGACAATAATTATATTCACTGAAAATAACCAGAGTGGATGTTGAAAAGGGAAAATTTATGAAAGcataacaaattaaataaagtaGGTAATTAAGTGTGTTTGTTAGTCTGACAATTATGATACAATAATCAAACACTAAAGAGCACAGAGTTAAGAATTGATGTtagagtgaaaaataaacaaattgtAACAGGacaatgtaaatataaatgaaatagcCTGCTTCAAACaactggacaaaaacaagatacaagcAAAAAATTAACTATAAGTACTAACTGTATAATATCTTTGTCAAAATGGTTAGAAAAGAGCATGGACAAACTGAAAAGGGAACCAATTCTCTCCTTTAAAAGCAAAGTCgtcgtgtttgtttttctactttcGTTACTATTATTACATTTGAGATTTGTGTAAATTACTGCAATGCTGCAGGCAGTACTTCTGATTAACATGTAGAATTTGTGCGTTAACTGTGCACCAATTATAAGGAATTTATCACCTGTCGAATCAAAGAAGGCTACCGTAAGTGAACTcaagcaaactgtgcatttctgtcagttttcagctcagaataaatgacaataaaaccacACATCCACCAAACCCAAAAGATACAGACACACAAGGTGTACAtctaaaatgtcaacaataaaCTGACTCATGGTGAAATATAATAAAGTCACATACCTCGTCAGTTCCACCACAATTAGCTTTCCTCTTCCTGCCAGGCTGAGGGGGGATTAGTCGTCGAGCAGTGCCGTTCTATTGTCAGGCAGAAATGATCGTGTgtttatgaaacaaaaaaatatgaaagacTTTAACTGAAACATTGAAGAATCCAGAGCACTTATTTACCGTTGTGAGTGAAGAGATCGGTTCATGGTCTTCGCGGGCCTTAAAGGTGGTGGTCTCTCtcacagcaggaaaaacagATGCCTGAGAGGCTTCAGCTGAACTTGGCAGGGAGGGCACGGGGGTGGCAGGGGGTACCTGAGTCGCCAAGGGGACGGTCTCCACTTTCCTCTTCTGCAGCAAACAAACCTTGTTAGACATCTGGCCCAAAATAGGTACAGACACTTAACTGagtctgaatttttgtttttccaaacaaaatcgGTTTCTATTCCAGCCTGACCAGAGGTATGTGTTCAAGTTTTCTAAATACACACCAATGTCATGATTAAAAAGCTGGGTCCAGTTTTACTTTAGGAGGAGATTAAGTATCAAGGTGCATTAGCAGCAAATTGAGCACCGACAGAGCTAAGACTGTGTCTGTTTAGTAGCCACAGCAAATCAAATGAAACAGATTTGTCCAATTTGTGGTTATCTCCAGGTTAAAATAGTCCAATGTAAATTACACCGTATTTAAACCTGGTATTAACATGTAATAGAGAGCTGCAACTGCAATTAGAAATGTCTTCAGGAGACAGATAAAACTGTTTACTATTTATTTTCTGAAGTGCCAACAGGCAGAAATCaacaacttgttttttttctctgctgtgcCATTCAATATGTTAGCTGCTTAGGGCATGTGGTGTTTTTTCTAATTCATTCAAGGCGTGTTGATAATAAAAGCACAAAGTATAATACACTTTCTGCACCAcactacaacaaagacaacacATGCTAGCTATAATGCTGAAATGTAGATTGAGGAATCAAATCTATAAACCTGACAAACATTTGGTTAAACTGTTCAAACTATTTCCACATGGGAGCTACATGACGAGATCATCATCTTCTTTTATTATGTCACAACTCTATATACCTGAGCCGACAGCTGTACAATCACATGAGACCCATGTTAACACCAGGTTTAAAAAAGGCGTCAGTCATTCCTAGAATTGGTAAATTCAACTTGTACCGGCGTGGGGAGGGTTTTGCCTCTGGAAGGAGCTGTGGCAGTTTGTAGGTTGAGATCTAGACTCTTCCTCTGAATTGAACagaaaggaagagaaggaagGGGATTAACTGACATTCATATTGACCCAACGGTAAATACTCAGATATTCACTGCACACACAATCTAAATATGGACTTGAATAAACATGAACACATTATGAGAAAAGATACTGCAACAGATACTCTCAAAAGTTTCTGTGACAGTCATTTGGAACAAAGTTAGACCTGAAGAAGCAGGAACACAATCATTTAAGAGTGAAATTGGAGGATATCGATGTTCGCAGTAACACACTCCTTATACATATTACTGAAATTATCTAAGtgtaaagacacattttaaCAAATCACTGACCAACCTCTATCCAACATAATGTATATTATTACTAAACCGATCATCCAAATAGCTGTTAATATCATGCAGTCGGACTGAGGTTTCTGCCTAGCAAATCAAACATCAACAGAAGCTAACAACATGCTTTTTCTTCATTATTCAAAGTGTTGAGCAGTTGTAGTATTGACCAATGATTACAAATACTAATGGACACCAAAAAAGGATTTTATACCCACTAAGCACAGTAAAGCAAAAGACTAACTTCACATTCTCTAGTCTTACTGGCACCCCTTTATTTACAGTTAGCAGTTTTGCAGCTTCCAAACACAATGTGATGTAAAATGCAGGCTCATGCTGCATAGATTCCTGcttcaaaaatatcaaaatgatGCCATTAACTTTAATCATACTTTTGCAGTGTTTTAGGTTGTGACATCAatgtccaaactgtgcattgcATGCTTACCACTTCTCTCTCTGGAGAACTGGGACGGGAACCCGGAAGTCCATTCTTGGTTGGCGTTTTAGCTTCTTTCTTAGGGAACTGGAGCTTCTTCATGTCCAGTCGGTCCCCTGTGACCCACTCATCCAGGCGCTTGTTGACTGTTAACACAAGCAATTTCCCACAAATAAGTACACAATTGCTGTGATGTTTCTGTGTGCCGTAAATCGGTTTACAAAGTGACAATAACCAGGGATGGGAGAAGATATCTATTCACAAAAGTATTGCAATTGCTATCCTCTGATTTTGCATCGATCCACAAACGTcacacaaaaatgcagttgaTGAGTTAATACCATTACATGAACACAATGAAAATCAGCATACATGGCACACGTGTGGGCGCATTTTAAATCAAAAGGCGAAAGATTTAACTTTAACAGCAAcagccaaaatgtcaaacacaaacaacaagagGCATCTAACTATACTCACAGTCAATGTAGTGAACATAGAAGAGCTTTCTGGAAGAGACCTCCTTCACACTTAGAATTTCAGCCAAAGCTGTAGAAAAAAAGCCAAGAAGTCAAATTTGAACTGAACTGTACTTAAAGAAACAAATATACGATGATGCACTTCTATGAAACAGCTGCAAACAGATTTTCTAGGCTTTACAAATGTGAACAGACATTGAGGTAGGTACACTTTGGTCAAAAGTAATGCATTCATTTAAAAGGCAACAgaaaaatcaatgtaaaatacGGTCATCGAAAACTGAGCATCTTTGAGAATTTTGGATGAACAACACGAGTGATTTGAGGAGGTTATGCAGCTCGGGAAAGTGTGAAAGGCCATGTTTTACCAAAATTTTAGAAACATTGAACAAttcaatcaaaacaaaaaatccaacAGAAATCTTTTAGCTTATCTCTAGGTTATATACTGTGGCATGATGGGCATAGATCTCTAAAATGGGTTTAAACAGGCAAACTATCATGAGAGTATCTCTTTACTCATTGTAGACCCATTGGATGTGTAATAGTGGGTTTACAATAACTTACTGCTTCTATCTCCAGGATCAAACTGAATTAGTGCACACAATATATTTGGATACGAAGCTAATAGTGTCATCAAATATGAGTATTTGTACTGAGGTGTCGGAATAGAAACGCTGCCACAATATAATTTGTAGAAATGAAAGTAACGGTTTAACTGAGAAAGTGTCACTGTAACGTCTCACTAATATTGTATGTTTTCATCTTCAAACGAGTAGGGTCAACTATGACCGCATCTGTCCAAACTTCTTATTTAGGGGAGTTGCAGTCTAAGTTTAGGGAAAACATATATTTAACCTGAACAATTCGGTTTATGGTTTGTACGCATGTGCCGGGTGTCGGGGTTTTGCCTCGTTTATCGCTTataatatgtattttattaaaatgtcacTCAGAGTAGCCTTGTTAATATCTGAATGAATGACACCGGCTTTTGCAAGCCTTCACATTAAACCCAGTCTCGCTCTCCAGCTGCATGTGTCCCGTGTGAGTGACGGTGTTTACAGCGCTTTAACTGGAGGCCGTGGCTTCGGTTAACAACAGCTGAGGTTAGCTGCTAAGCATTAGCTTAGCACTGGAAAAACAAACGGACAATACTTACGCCACTCGTCTTCGTGTTCTTGGTTTTTGCGAAGAACCGGAAGGCGACAGCCCTCCACAATTTCGACCTGTAAAAGACAGAGTGTCAATTTGCGTCCCAGAACTGGTCTATGTCTCCAAAATATCATTATATCTTTCGAAAACCTACCGATGAGCCGTTGTCCGCCATTTTCGTCATCTGTGAGAGCAGGAGCGGGGTGTTGTGGGAAAATGCCGGTCCGCGTCAAAGACGAAACAGACACCAAGATGAATCTCTAGAAATTTCTACGACGCCCACATCAAAGATGAAATAAAGTGCAAGATAACTACACAAGCGTCTACAACCTACATCGGTGTTTGTCTTATTCTTTAATCCACAGGTTTGCCTTGTGAATCTCAGTATTTTTAAACACTCATAAATCATCCATTTATCTGTAAATGACAGTGGCTAGATGATTCCACTGAGCAATAAACAGATTAAATTTGGTTGTAGGGCTAAACTTTTATACATCTGGGATACAGTAATTTAACCACATTTCAACGATAATAACTAACAACAATGAATTATCCAAAAAATTACCAACTTGGTGGTTACATCCACGTACACTTTGCAGAACAAGCGTGACAGTAGACAGTTGAGTCTACCGAAATGTTTTGCGCATCTAAGTCAATatatctcattttaaaaataatttatttgatCAGGAATTACTTTTGTAAATCTGTAATTTGAAAAAAGCTAAATATCAGCTGCAATAATCAGTCAGGCCAAGATCTGTAATACAGCATACATTTGCAGGGTTACACTAACAATAATAGGGAACAATAATAATGTGGAAAATAGCAATTGCATAGGGTTATATAGAAGTAGAGAAACACTGATATTCCACGGAAAAAGTGCTTTATAGTGCATGTGAAAATTTAATCATTGCTCAAAGTGCTGTAAGATTTGGTttcatgattttattattgttatgatTTGACATATACTTTATACAGATGTAGCATATTTTTGTCACTACAATTTTCtccatttaaaaatattgtgcttatactattttatttacttttcagaaaacatgcaattaaaaaaaattaaatagaatCTCACAGGGCAATAAATGCATTATACCATATGTAGATGCTAACTGATTTCCATCTCCCTGAGCATGTTAGACACAATGgaaagtaaaaatacaaacactatacTCATGTAATAGACATAGattgtataataatataatataataatctTTATTATACTGTCTATGTTAATGGgctaaataacaataaatacatgaacacacattataaataattacataaaaaatgtgtgtcTAATCTTCAAGTCAACTTCTGTGCTTTGTCAGCTTCAAGAGTCCAATAAAGTAGTATCAAGCTACGCCTTCCTTGTCAGTGACACATCTGTATACTAAGACTTTCAGTGATCACTTTCACCCTTCAGTGTCACTAACTGTCTCAAAGAACTAaatctgctgcagctttttCACTTCTTTGCCTTTTCATCTGTGGTTGAAGAGCTGTCTTTTGCCACACTCTTGTCTCACCTGCCCAGGACCAGGCTCTTGCTTATTTCTTATCTTCAGTGTTAGGAAATGGCTGCAtaccatgaaaaaaaatccttcagaaAGGTAGCTGTTATTTCATTGTAAATGACAGCATGACAGGCAGCCTCCAGAGCAAAGTGATTCAGTTTTGGGGCAGTGCTTTATGGTCATGATGCTGTAGAGGAAAAACTAAGTCCCCTAGTGGCAATTATTCATAATACACAGAGTTTTCTGCTGGGTAATATCTGAGCTACGTTGGGGCCAAAGGCACCGATACTCAGACCTGATTACTCCCCTGAAAGTGAAGCTGTCTTTCCGCCTTAATGTACAGACCTCATCCACATGCAGGACCAGCTCTTAAACAAACTGTTGTTTTAGAGTTTCTCTTCCACTGTGCGGTGATGGAGAGCACTCAGGGTGCTCCACTGGGGACATTGCAAAGTCAGCTGGATATTATAAGAGTCTGACAGCAGAGAGTTGTGTTGTCATAACCCGGCCTTCACCTCTGTTTTTTTAACCAGCAGGGAAGCTCATTAATGGAAGAGAATTTGCAAACTACCTGAAATGACTCATGAGTACACGCATCACGTTCTGAGTGCAGGCCTTGCTGGGCTCGTGTTCTCACTTAGCTGAATGTAAGGTGAGCTAAGTGGCAGTCATGCAGCACCTTTACTGGCTTTACTCCCGCCTGATTAGACAGCGAGCACATCGATCTGTCTCAGGGTGCTGCAGCAGAGCCTTATTAGGCTTTACCTTATTAAAGTCCATTTGATTACTATGCAGCACTCACAAACAACCTGAGTGGTGAGTGAACACTTTTAAAAGAATCACATCAGGCGGCTATTAAGTTGCAATGTGGCGCACAAATTAATCAAAGTTTGCAGAATCTGTTTGTCTTTCAACAGCTggattttggatgttttcaaaGTGGAATGAGTGTCTGTGATGTCAgtatatatataattgtggAAGCACTTCAGTTCCTCTCATGCTACACTGTGTCTGCCTGTAATTACTGTTCTCAATGGTGCTTTTAAGCAACAAAGTGTAGACATCAATTTTCTGGTTCTTCGTGATATTTATACTCAGCTTTTGTAAAAACAATACCTTCTCTAATAAAGCCTTTATTTTGTGGACAATGACTGAAAAAGCTGCTCTAAGTTGGAGGTATTTGGGTTCTCAAGAGGTTTCTTTTATTAATACACAACATGAAACACTGGCTCAGCTAATAACATTTATGTCAGCcacttttagttgtttttgaaaTGTCTTTAATATGATTTTATAGTGAATTTTGtagaaatatacacacacaatggACAAAAAGGTGCCCTAAATGTTCAAATTTCACACAACCTCAAGCACTAACCCTCAAAATTCTTGTCCACAGAAAAGTATGCAACAAACTGTCATGGACAAAGTGAGTTAGCAAACAATAAATAACCACGTTCTCATATATAACTTAAATAATGTGAACTGACAACAAGCAGTGTTTGAGCAAATCATCTCAATGAGCAGGGCAAAGGTTATAAATTATCTTTATTATAATCCTTGAAACAGTGTTCAGTATACAgaacttgcattttttttagttgtcGTAAATCAAACTGCAAATGATAAACAAATTATATtagataaaacaaacaagaaaaaagaacaatctGTGTAATACAGCCTTAATTCCATCATTaattttcaatcagaaaatcAAATCTTTCTGCAGGGATAGCCTGGATATTGTTACTTACCATGCATGATAGAGTGCACTTAAGTCTGGTGGCTTATTATGAGAGACAGATGAGACAGTgaaatgatgaataaaacaagaGAGACTGAAAAAACCTTTTTGAATTGAACATGCGCTCACCAGCTGCATCCTGGAGTATTACTTGCAAGGCTTCTTCGTAATGTATATCCATGGTTACATTTGATCAAGATTCAGTTATTTAGTATCTCCACTGGAGCCAAATCGTGACCATCAATAACTGTCAATGTTTAGACCTGGAAGAGACACTGGCAAACAAAtctcagaaatgaggaaaactAGTGGGACCTGAATGGCTACAAACTTTGAGTTTTCAGAGCACTTTCTTTGGTCAGAAAATGAATTAGAACATTGGGCATTTCACCCggcattttccacattttgcggCAAGAGAAGGATGATTTGCTTTCTTCTTTGGTAACACAGGCCTTTAGACCTCAGGCCAAAGACTTTCTCCAGACTGCTTAATGACTTCAGTGTTGCTAATTATCCCTGCTTTGTTCGTGGGCTGGAGCcgtttgttttcctgcagttttattcaaattCAGTCATACCCACAGGTCAGCTTACAACTCATGGCTTTTGATCGAAGTCGGGGGAGCTTGAAACAACACATCCTCTGTGACGGCAGAAAAACTGACTTATGCAACGTTTTCCCCCGTACTACAATTTTTCCTGCACTAACTTGGGAACCAATTATCTTGACGAATATGGCAACATTGGCCCGATGGCGTTATTCCCCTCTTTCGTCTCTCAAATGAAATCATTACGACAATCCAGTAGACTACATTAGCTTATGTTACTGAACaggagcaacaaaaacacaactaaaaaGTTCTGATTGCAGTGTCACAATTTCCCTCCATGACGTTGGTCTCATAGAGTTGGAATACCTTTGGATGGTTATTGCACATAATAGGAACAAAAGGACTCAAATTATTTCAGTGTACAAACTGATTGATGCAGCAGAAGTGGGAGGTATAACAGTAAAACATTGCAGTGTTGACTATTGCTATTAATGACAGAATCCCAAcctcagctgctgcagttttctcTCTGACAGTGAAGTTGATCATAGATTATTGATCAAACTGCTCCCTTCAGCTACATGATGACACATTTGGTTGACTGTTGTTTATCCTTGCCTTCTTCCATCTGTCACCTTTCACACTCAGCTACCTTCCCGCTCttgtttctctccttttttaatCTACATCAGTGACGCACGCTTGATTCCAGATACACACTTCCGTTCAGCGGAGAGCAGAGGACCTGCATCTCCTCAAACAAGGCAGGATGCACACAATGCATTTGGATGAGGAACTAAAGTCATTATGTTATACTCTGAATTTTCATTCCTAAAGTGAACATGCAACATTCAGTTGCTGTTTTTCCCGTTAAACTCTCAAGCAGCACTCGTCTCGtagatatataaaaataaaattaaatacaaataaataaaaaaagaagaaacgtACACTGAAAAGTGCAAATGTACATTTGTTTACAGCATGACATATTCACTGTACAATCATTGATTATATACTCACattattttatgcattataatAAGGATTACTAAGTAGCATAGTTTGAGTAAGAAATATTTCATAGCAAGTCTATTGGAAAATATTTGCATTGCCTTGTGACTAGGAGAGGCTCTTCTAAACATTGCCAaggtgaatgtgtgtttgtgtgtgtgtaggtgtgcgtgtatgtgtgtgttagaaAGAGCATATGTATGTAGACATAAGGTGTATGTGCAAACAATAAAGCAGAGGAAACTCAAATCATTCTAGTTCAGAGGCACAAAAACTGCCCAGCCAGCACTTCAAGTATCTAGCAttgttttggacgacacacaTCTGTCAGACATCAGCAAagcagagagagggaaggaaagaACCAGGTTACTTCCTTTCGTAGCTCAGGGAGGAGGCAGCTAAAGAGTCATACAACGAGTGGAAACAAGCATTTTAA
This genomic stretch from Acanthochromis polyacanthus isolate Apoly-LR-REF ecotype Palm Island chromosome 17, KAUST_Apoly_ChrSc, whole genome shotgun sequence harbors:
- the LOC110963781 gene encoding histone acetyltransferase KAT5 isoform X4; translated protein: MTKMADNGSSVEIVEGCRLPVLRKNQEHEDEWPLAEILSVKEVSSRKLFYVHYIDFNKRLDEWVTGDRLDMKKLQFPKKEAKTPTKNGLPGSRPSSPEREVKRKVETVPLATQVPPATPVPSLPSSAEASQASVFPAVRETTTFKAREDHEPISSLTTNGTARRLIPPQPGRKRKANCGGTDEMIKVLQYNNPQSASVFLPPPEDSQDSSDGIPTAPRMTGSLVSDRSHDDIVTRMKNIECIELGRHRLKPWYFSPYPQELTALPILYLCEFCLKYLKSLKCLQRHLTKCNLRHPPGNEIYRKGTISFFEIDGRKNKTYSQNLCLLAKCFLDHKTLYYDTDPFLFYVMTEYDSKGFHIVGYFSKEKESTEDYNVACILTLPPYQRRGYGKLLIEFSYELSKVEGKTGTPEKPLSDLGLLSYRSYWSQTILEILMDLKPDNGERPQITINEISEITSVKKEDVISTLQYLNLINYYKGQYILTLSEDIVEGHERAMQKRHLRIDPKCLHFTPKDWSKRGKW
- the LOC110963781 gene encoding histone acetyltransferase KAT5 isoform X5: MTKMADNGSSVEIVEGCRLPVLRKNQEHEDEWPLAEILSVKEVSSRKLFYVHYIDFNKRLDEWVTGDRLDMKKLQFPKKEAKTPTKNGLPGSRPSSPEREVKRKVETVPLATQVPPATPVPSLPSSAEASQASVFPAVRETTTFKAREDHEPISSLTTNGTARRLIPPQPGRKRKANCGGTDEDSQDSSDGIPTAPRMTGSLVSDRSHDDIVTRMKNIECIELGRHRLKPWYFSPYPQELTALPILYLCEFCLKYLKSLKCLQRHLTKCNLRHPPGNEIYRKGTISFFEIDGRKNKTYSQNLCLLAKCFLDHKTLYYDTDPFLFYVMTEYDSKGFHIVGYFSKEKESTEDYNVACILTLPPYQRRGYGKLLIEFSYELSKVEGKTGTPEKPLSDLGLLSYRSYWSQTILEILMDLKPDNGERPQITINEISEITSVKKEDVISTLQYLNLINYYKGQYILTLSEDIVEGHERAMQKRHLRIDPKCLHFTPKDWSKRGKW
- the LOC110963781 gene encoding histone acetyltransferase KAT5 isoform X2, whose protein sequence is MTKMADNGSSVEIVEGCRLPVLRKNQEHEDEWPLAEILSVKEVSSRKLFYVHYIDFNKRLDEWVTGDRLDMKKLQFPKKEAKTPTKNGLPGSRPSSPEREVRKSLDLNLQTATAPSRGKTLPTPKRKVETVPLATQVPPATPVPSLPSSAEASQASVFPAVRETTTFKAREDHEPISSLTTNGTARRLIPPQPGRKRKANCGGTDEMIKVLQYNNPQSASVFLPPPEDSQDSSDGIPTAPRMTGSLVSDRSHDDIVTRMKNIECIELGRHRLKPWYFSPYPQELTALPILYLCEFCLKYLKSLKCLQRHLTKCNLRHPPGNEIYRKGTISFFEIDGRKNKTYSQNLCLLAKCFLDHKTLYYDTDPFLFYVMTEYDSKGFHIVGYFSKEKESTEDYNVACILTLPPYQRRGYGKLLIEFSYELSKVEGKTGTPEKPLSDLGLLSYRSYWSQTILEILMDLKPDNGERPQITINEISEITSVKKEDVISTLQYLNLINYYKGQYILTLSEDIVEGHERAMQKRHLRIDPKCLHFTPKDWSKRGKW
- the LOC110963781 gene encoding histone acetyltransferase KAT5 isoform X3, with amino-acid sequence MTKMADNGSSVEIVEGCRLPVLRKNQEHEDEWPLAEILSVKEVSSRKLFYVHYIDFNKRLDEWVTGDRLDMKKLQFPKKEAKTPTKNGLPGSRPSSPEREVRKSLDLNLQTATAPSRGKTLPTPVQKRKVETVPLATQVPPATPVPSLPSSAEASQASVFPAVRETTTFKAREDHEPISSLTTNGTARRLIPPQPGRKRKANCGGTDEDSQDSSDGIPTAPRMTGSLVSDRSHDDIVTRMKNIECIELGRHRLKPWYFSPYPQELTALPILYLCEFCLKYLKSLKCLQRHLTKCNLRHPPGNEIYRKGTISFFEIDGRKNKTYSQNLCLLAKCFLDHKTLYYDTDPFLFYVMTEYDSKGFHIVGYFSKEKESTEDYNVACILTLPPYQRRGYGKLLIEFSYELSKVEGKTGTPEKPLSDLGLLSYRSYWSQTILEILMDLKPDNGERPQITINEISEITSVKKEDVISTLQYLNLINYYKGQYILTLSEDIVEGHERAMQKRHLRIDPKCLHFTPKDWSKRGKW
- the LOC110963781 gene encoding histone acetyltransferase KAT5 isoform X1, which codes for MTKMADNGSSVEIVEGCRLPVLRKNQEHEDEWPLAEILSVKEVSSRKLFYVHYIDFNKRLDEWVTGDRLDMKKLQFPKKEAKTPTKNGLPGSRPSSPEREVRKSLDLNLQTATAPSRGKTLPTPVQKRKVETVPLATQVPPATPVPSLPSSAEASQASVFPAVRETTTFKAREDHEPISSLTTNGTARRLIPPQPGRKRKANCGGTDEMIKVLQYNNPQSASVFLPPPEDSQDSSDGIPTAPRMTGSLVSDRSHDDIVTRMKNIECIELGRHRLKPWYFSPYPQELTALPILYLCEFCLKYLKSLKCLQRHLTKCNLRHPPGNEIYRKGTISFFEIDGRKNKTYSQNLCLLAKCFLDHKTLYYDTDPFLFYVMTEYDSKGFHIVGYFSKEKESTEDYNVACILTLPPYQRRGYGKLLIEFSYELSKVEGKTGTPEKPLSDLGLLSYRSYWSQTILEILMDLKPDNGERPQITINEISEITSVKKEDVISTLQYLNLINYYKGQYILTLSEDIVEGHERAMQKRHLRIDPKCLHFTPKDWSKRGKW